Proteins found in one Microcebus murinus isolate Inina unplaced genomic scaffold, M.murinus_Inina_mat1.0 scaf004_hap2_Mmur4.0, whole genome shotgun sequence genomic segment:
- the LOC142866388 gene encoding uncharacterized protein LOC142866388 — translation MINHSSEPSGHRKIHTGEKPYKCEECGKDFKCSSKLTIHKRIHTGEKPYQCEECGKAFTQLDGVNRHKKIHRGEKPYKCEECGKAFIRLSDLTGHKRIHRGEKPYKCEECGKAFTWLNKLTQHKIIHTGEKPYKCEKCGKAFIWLSNLTVHKRIHTGEKPYKCDECGKAFTWYTHFTQHKRIHTGEKPYKCEECGKTFIWLKDLTGHKRIHTGEKPYKCEECGKAFTWCTQLNEHKIIHSGEKPYKCEECGKAFTRCTYLTLHKRIHTGEKPYKCEECGKAFIWLNDLTGHKRIHTGEKPYKCEECGKAFTWCTQLNEHKIIHSGEKPYKCEECGKTFTRCVYLTQHKRIHTGEKPYKCEECGKAFTWCTHLTQHKRIHTGEKPYKCEECGKRFTQFSTLTQHKRIHTRGKP, via the coding sequence ATGATAAACCACAGCTCAGAACCTTCTGGACATAGGAAAATTCATAccggagagaaaccttacaagtgtgaagaatgtggaaaagactTTAAGTGTTCCTCCAAACTTACTATACAtaagagaattcacactggagagaaaccctaccaatgtgaagaatgtgggaaggcctttaccCAGCTTGATGGAGTCAAtcgacataaaaaaattcatagaggagagaaaccatacaaatgtgaggaatgtggcaaagcctttatcaggCTAAGTGACCTCactggacataaaagaattcatagaggagagaaaccatacaaatgtgaggaatgtgggaaagcctttacctGGCTCAACAAGCtcactcaacataaaataattcacactggagagaaaccatacaaatgtgagaaatgtggcaaagcctttatctggctaaGTAACCTCACTGtgcataaaagaattcatactggagagaaaccatacaaatgtgatgaatgtgggaaagcctttacctggtaCACACActttactcaacataaaagaattcatactggagagaaaccatacaaatgtgaggaatgtggcaaaacctttatcTGGCTTAAAGACCTCactggacataaaagaattcacactggagagaaaccatacaaatgtgaggaatgtgggaaagcctttacctggtgcacacagcttaatgaacataaaataattcatagcggagagaaaccttacaaatgtgaagaatgtggcaaagcctttaccaggtgcacataccttactctacataaaagaattcatacaggagagaaaccctacaaatgtgaggaatgtggcaaagcctttatctggcttAATGACCTCactggacataaaagaattcacactggagagaaaccatacaaatgtgaggaatgtgggaaagcctttacctggtgcacacagcttaatgaacataaaataattcacagcggagagaaaccttacaaatgtgaagaatgtggcaaaacctttaccaGGTGCGtataccttactcaacataaaagaattcatacaggagagaaaccctacaaatgtgaggaatgtggcaaagcctttacctggtgcacacaccttactcaacataaaagaattcacacaggagagaaaccctacaaatgtgaggaatgtggcaaacgCTTTACCCAGttctcaacccttactcaacataaaagaattcatactagagGGAAACCCTAA